The DNA segment AGCATTTTCAATCCGTTTTAATTTGCTCGCAGCCAGCGGATAATCTTTCACTTTTTTTCCAAAAACCGTTCTAAAATCACTATATAACTTTGCTTCTCTAGAAGCACGAAGCATAAACCCAGCACAGGCAATCCCGATTTCCAAACGGGACAGGGTAAGTACGATTCCTACCGCCACTGCCACTCCTTTATCTAAAGGACCGATTGGATAGGCCAGTGCACCATTGTATTGAATTTCACCTGTTGGTACTTCAGACGTTCCCATTTTCCATTTTATTCGATTAATTTGATAGCCATTTCTCTTCTCCTTTTCTTTGTCCCCCGGTAGCCAGGACGGGACAATAAAGGTCGAAACTTTATTAGTACCCGTTACTTTTGCTGTTACCACAGAATAATCAGCATGGGCTACCGAACAGAAGAATTTATTTCCATATAAGCGGAAATTCTTTCCCTCCGGAACCGCCTCAAGAAGATTAGCTGGTAAGTCAGAACCACCTTGAATCTCTGACATAAATTGTGCCCCAATAGCAAACTCTCCACTTATTCCTTCTTTTGAATGCTGTAATATATCTTGAAGTTCGGGATATTCTTCATTTGGAAATTGATCAAGGAGGGCAATGAGTCCATGCGTACAGGTCATTGGACAAGTTACTCCTGCCTCTCCTAATTGGTGAATTAACATTCTCTTCACAAAGCTCTCCCACGGCTCCATTTGACTAGAAAATAACCCTTCACCGAAAACACCTTGTTCAAGTTTGTGAACTTCCATCGGACGGACAACCCGGTCAATTCGATGGTTAAATGCATCAAAGTGGAGCATATATGGACGTACCTCTGGTCTAGCCGTTCGTTCAGCTAGACGATTCCATTCATTAGATACTGTAGGTGAAAATTCCGTAATTTTTTTATGAATTTGTTCATACCGACTCCCAGTAAAATGTTTCACTGCTTTTTGTAAAAATGGCTCATCTTGATACCAATCCAGGTTGTCGCGCTTTTCAACAAATGCATCAAATGTATAGGTATTTTCTCCTCTTTTCTCAGTGCCTTGAGAAGCGATGTTCATAGTTAATTCACTCCTTTTTGTTAAATTATTCTAAAAATTCAATTTAATTATAAACGTTCCCACTCGCTAAGGACAATGACATTTTTACGAAATAACATTCTCAACATTCCCATAAAAAAACCCTGTACTGGCGGCTAGCCTAGTATCAGGGTCTTAGTTATCTTATTTTTTCAAACCTGTGTAGATGTGAATGGCATCTCTTAAAAATTCTGCCGTACCAGGCTGTTCTTTATCATAATATGCGGTAAATCGCTCATCATCTACGTACATTTGGGCGAGGCCGGCATGCGCCTCCTTGCTATATTTATTCCAATAATAACCTAACCACTGCTTGTGAAGGTCGGCCGCTTTTTGTGCGAGTTCACCTGCGGGATCTCCTGTTTTGAACGCCTCTGCTAAGGTTATTGTCACTTCTTCTGCTAACTTTGTAGCATGGTCATATTGTTCTTCCGTCATGTTCTGAAGTTTCGCATTGGATTGGTCAACCGTGTCATTTCCGTACTTTGAACGGATTTCCTTTCCGTACTTTTTCTCGTTGTCGTCGATCATTTTTTTCTTAAAGCCTTCGAATTTTTCTTTATTAGACATCTCTATTCTTCTCCCTTCTGTTAATGCAATTGTTTTATCTACATTGGCAATTAAGCGATCTAATTGTTCTTTTCTCTCAAGGAGTTTTTTACGATGTTCTCTAAGTACAGCGGCACCATCAAAATCAGGGGCAGTTATGATATCCTTTATGCTTTCTAAGTTGATGTCTAGTTCTCGATAAAACATGATTTGCTGCAGGCGGTCCACTTCTGCTTGGCCGTAAATTCGATAACCTGATGAATTTATTCTTGCCGGCTTAAGAATTCCAATTTCATCATAGTACCGAAGGGTTCTGGTGCTGACACCCGCCAATTGTGCCAGCTTTTGCACTGTATACTCCATTCGTTCACCTCCTATAACTAAACGATACACCTTTACGCTGCGTTAATGTCAATCACTAGTTTGCCTATTTTTTTGTATGGGTTCTACACTAATCAAGCTCCACTATGCTACCCGTTCCTCTTTACCTGTATCATCTCGGGCACTTAGACGGCCTCTATGTTACCCTCTTCCCTTTTCATCTACCACTTCAGGCACATAGACCGCTTCTACGTTACCCGTTCTTCGTTTCATCTACCACTTCGGTAACATAGACCGCTTCTACGTTACCCGTTCTTCGTTTCATCTACCACTTCGGTAACATAGACCGCTTCTACGTTACCCATTCCCTTTTCATCTACCGCTTCGGTAACATAGACCGCTTCTACGTTACCCATTCCCTTTTCATCTACCACTTCGGTAACATAGACCTCTTCTACGTTACCCATTCTTCGTTTCATCAACCGCTTCGGTAACATAGACCTCTTCTACGTCACCCATTCCCTTTTTCATCTACCGCTTCGGTAACATAGAAGCTTCTACGTCACCCATTCCCTTTTTCATCTACCGCTTCGGTAACATAGACGGCTTCTACGTTACCCGTTCCCTTTTTCATCTACCGCTTCGGTAACATAGACCGCTTCGGTAACATAGACGGCTTCTACGTTACCCATTCCCTTTTTCACCTACCGCTTCGGTAACATAGACCGCTTCTACGTTACCCTCTTCCCTTTTCATCTACCACTTCGGGCACACACTGACTAGGGAATGTTACACCAAAAAAGTTGTCGACTAGTTTTGATAATAATAGTTCTTTTCTCCTTTTATAATAGAGTTAGGTAAAAATCCCCATAATAAAAGGAGCGATTAGATGGCTAAACTTTACGTTATTTATAATCAACCTAAGGATCAGGAAGGATTTGAACAATATTATTACAATGTACATATTCCACTAGTACAGAAACTTCCACATCTTAAAGGTGCTGAAGTTCATCGTGTCTTACAATTTCAAAACACGACAGAACCTTTATACCTTTTTGCTGAGCTACATTTTGATAATCCCGTAGAATTAAGTCAAGCATTAGCATCCCCTGAAGGAAAGGAAGTTCAAGGTGACGTATTAAATCTGATGAGATTCTTGGATAAACCACCGGTAATTTCAATAGTAGATTAATTCCCCACAAAAAAAGGTCCCACAAAGTAACGGGTTCCGTTACCTGTCACAAAAATCCAAAATGTATATAAAAGCGACCATCAATTTGTATGTGAATTTGATGGTCATTTTTTATTGATATAACGCGAAAAATTATTAAAATAGGCGTGAAACTAGTCCAATTTGCAAGGTTACAGAGATTTCTGTAACCTTGCAAATTGGACTGCAAAATGCGGTGTTATTTTTTTGCAAATTCACGTTTTCTATGGCCTTGGCTCTGTTGTTATTTATTATTCATTATAGCGTAGGTATGAGAATTCATAGGCGGAGAATTTCCGGCTAATGACTAAAGAGAAAGCTTAAGGAGCAGAAATAAGCGGAAATATTCCGGTTAAATGCTCAAAATAAGACAAAATTATGAGATTTAGATAATATAAGCGGAAAATCTCCCCTTATTTTTAAGGAAATATGTGTATTTCCCAATTTAAGCGGAATTTATCCGTTTATTTTTCAAACACAGTGAAATCAACATTCAGTTTTAACTGATCTTTGGCCTAAATGGCACTTTGTAATGTTCTTCCAAAACAAAAAGCCCTGCATTTTGCAGGACAAAATGTATAACAAATATAAGGACATTTTTAAATGCATCTTTATAAAATGTGACAGGTATCTGAACCTGTTACCCTCAAAGGGACCTTTTTTCGCGACTTATCTGATTCTTTTGTGATGTTTGTCCTCCTTTAATCATACAGTTTTAGTAAAGGAGGATGGACATGAACACTTCTTTATCAACGATGAAGCTAATCCGCTATTCTGTTGCATATGTATTTATAATCTCAGGAGTTATGAAATTAGTTAACACTGAACTAGCCAATGGGTTTCTTAACTTAGGTTTACCATATTCACACATCCTGTTAAAAGTCGTTATCCTACTTGAGATTGGGTGCGGAGTATTACTATTGGTAAATAAGGCAGTTAACCATGCCGTAATCCCCTTAATAGCAATCATGATTGCTGCACTATTATTAACTAAATTTCCACTCTTGCACACTGGCTTTTTAACATTTGCATTTCATGCACGGTTAGATATTGTGATGCTTGCCCTGCTGATCATTCTCTATAAACGATATCCGCATTAACTATGACACCCTTTTTTGTTCTTTCACGGATACTAGTCGCCCGACTGGTTACTGATCCCCACTTATTTGTATGGTAGAATGAGAGAAAAGTCTTTCAAAGAGGCGATTCCTGTGGTGCTTAAAAAAAAGGTAAAGGATCTCCCCTCCTCCCCTGGGGTTTATCTAATGAAGGATTCCTCTGATAGGGTCATTTATGTGGGGAAAGCCAAAAACCTTAAGAATCGAGTAAGATCATACTTTCAAAACAATAAGGCACACTCTCAGAAAATAAAGAAGTTGAAGGCTAACATCAATGATTTTCATTTGATCCTGACCGATACTGAATTCGAAGCATTTATTTTGGAATGTAAACTGATTAAAGAAATCAAGCCCATATTTAATAAAAAAATGAAAAATCCCACTTCCTACACTTATATTCGGTTTCACAAAAGAAACACCCATTGGACTATTGATTTATCAAACACAATTGAGAAGGATGGCAGCCTTTATTTCGGTCCCTATCCAAGTAAACATGTAGTTGAAAAAGCACTCCAAGGAATGAAAGAATTTCTAAAAATAGACTGTTGCAATCCAAACAAGGGCACGCCCTGCTTGAACTACTCCTTAGGTCTTTGTATCGGTATATGTTTTAATGAAGATTCACGTAAACAATATAATGAACGGTTGAAAAAAATGGTGGATTTTCTTCACGGGACGAATACCGAAGTCCTTCAAAAATTGAAGCAAAAAATGATAGATGCCTCAAACAATTTTGATTTTGAAACAGCAGCAAAATACCGAGATACACTAGATGCGATTCAATCACTCATCTATAAAGAAAAAGTGATTGAATTTACAGAAGCGAATAAAAATATCGCTCTCATTGAAAATATAGAAGATGCCGCCTTAAAACTCTTTCTGATCAAAGGAAATAATGTTATTTTTAGAGAAAAATATCAAATAGAGGAAGAGAATTCAGAGCAGTTGGTTGAGAAGATTAAAGCGAATATTTTTACGTATTTTAAGAGTCTTTCAAATCATTCATCCATTGAAATTACTAAAGACGAAATCGATGAAGCGCAAATTATTTATAGTTATTTACACAGCAGTTCGTGCAAATATGTCGTTATTGACGAAAAATGGTTAAAATTTGAAAACCAAAAAAGTATAGATTCTTCTATAAGAAATACACTGCTAAATTAAATTGATTTCATTTATTATCCTCGGTTTTTAAACCGGGGCTTTTTTTTGTTATCCAGCCTTACGAATTACCAACTTCCTCCTAAATCGGACGCTACTGCGAAACTATTAGTTAGAAAAGTATATCTAATCAAAATTTATATACTATTTCAAAAAAACTTTCTTTTATTCTTAAAAATTGCAGTAATTCAGTATTATCAAGCTTTTTAAAACGTATACATTCTAATTTCCAAAAAAAGTTTTTGACAATTCAAAACCCTAAAAAGTATTATAAAATAATAATAAAGGAGGTAAAAACATGTCAAACTTAAATAGGCAGAAAATTGTGGATAGTGT comes from the Neobacillus sp. PS2-9 genome and includes:
- a CDS encoding DoxX family protein; translation: MNTSLSTMKLIRYSVAYVFIISGVMKLVNTELANGFLNLGLPYSHILLKVVILLEIGCGVLLLVNKAVNHAVIPLIAIMIAALLLTKFPLLHTGFLTFAFHARLDIVMLALLIILYKRYPH
- a CDS encoding acyl-CoA dehydrogenase family protein encodes the protein MNIASQGTEKRGENTYTFDAFVEKRDNLDWYQDEPFLQKAVKHFTGSRYEQIHKKITEFSPTVSNEWNRLAERTARPEVRPYMLHFDAFNHRIDRVVRPMEVHKLEQGVFGEGLFSSQMEPWESFVKRMLIHQLGEAGVTCPMTCTHGLIALLDQFPNEEYPELQDILQHSKEGISGEFAIGAQFMSEIQGGSDLPANLLEAVPEGKNFRLYGNKFFCSVAHADYSVVTAKVTGTNKVSTFIVPSWLPGDKEKEKRNGYQINRIKWKMGTSEVPTGEIQYNGALAYPIGPLDKGVAVAVGIVLTLSRLEIGIACAGFMLRASREAKLYSDFRTVFGKKVKDYPLAASKLKRIENAAERTTAGAFKVYDLFLKLEQPLNPGIKSNHPLEVQKQLFNLRELILLQKMCVTNEGAEVLREAISVFAGHGVMEEFSSLPRIFRDVVVNEQWEGPRNLLLTQVYRDLQRVSEWYAPAEFVESVLEGASIETIKQFTEQLEDLLQRPVLGEVSEASIEAAEEWDSYCDSLFKTYQRIALTELN
- a CDS encoding EthD family reductase, producing MAKLYVIYNQPKDQEGFEQYYYNVHIPLVQKLPHLKGAEVHRVLQFQNTTEPLYLFAELHFDNPVELSQALASPEGKEVQGDVLNLMRFLDKPPVISIVD
- a CDS encoding UvrB/UvrC motif-containing protein, with product MVLKKKVKDLPSSPGVYLMKDSSDRVIYVGKAKNLKNRVRSYFQNNKAHSQKIKKLKANINDFHLILTDTEFEAFILECKLIKEIKPIFNKKMKNPTSYTYIRFHKRNTHWTIDLSNTIEKDGSLYFGPYPSKHVVEKALQGMKEFLKIDCCNPNKGTPCLNYSLGLCIGICFNEDSRKQYNERLKKMVDFLHGTNTEVLQKLKQKMIDASNNFDFETAAKYRDTLDAIQSLIYKEKVIEFTEANKNIALIENIEDAALKLFLIKGNNVIFREKYQIEEENSEQLVEKIKANIFTYFKSLSNHSSIEITKDEIDEAQIIYSYLHSSSCKYVVIDEKWLKFENQKSIDSSIRNTLLN
- a CDS encoding MerR family transcriptional regulator — encoded protein: MEYTVQKLAQLAGVSTRTLRYYDEIGILKPARINSSGYRIYGQAEVDRLQQIMFYRELDINLESIKDIITAPDFDGAAVLREHRKKLLERKEQLDRLIANVDKTIALTEGRRIEMSNKEKFEGFKKKMIDDNEKKYGKEIRSKYGNDTVDQSNAKLQNMTEEQYDHATKLAEEVTITLAEAFKTGDPAGELAQKAADLHKQWLGYYWNKYSKEAHAGLAQMYVDDERFTAYYDKEQPGTAEFLRDAIHIYTGLKK